One stretch of Rhizoctonia solani chromosome 8, complete sequence DNA includes these proteins:
- a CDS encoding cytochrome P450 family protein gives MPSNLYVWEVLLLCAGLGVVIWRQFTRSQKLPLPPGPPRHILLGNLRDFPKDREWLGYMKIGQDYKSDIISFSALGRTIIVLNSHRTVTDLLDKRAKYADRPQIPMINLMGLGDIVTFSQYGPRWRALRKSIHADMQESVIPEYWPSQEAEAQRLVARLFSHKDRTLLRDVQHWAAAFLLSTTFGYYLPTDSSSDPLLPYMEELLDMVTSGTQSSRFLVNLLPVLRYWPEWMPGGSFQALARRGRELRKLAGDNPFDRVKTEMANGVAKPSYVSRMLSEIEHAKETGNSADAQYHEELIRANAVTIFGAGFDTTVTTFLSFLVAMQLYPEIQSRAREEILGTIDSTSGQPDPAQVVSLPYLQNVLREVMRWLPALPFGIAHSAQEDDEYRGYHIPAGSVIIPNLWALSREESVYADPESFNPDRFNDPSLRNEVPFGFGRRRCPGMHLANSNLLIAFAYILVNFEITKATNEDGSVVEPTVTMRKDLNSRPDLLRCGFIPRNQVALEELVNRWWA, from the exons ATGCCTTCAAATTTGTATGTCTGGGAAGTGTTGCTCCTCTGTGCTGGACTTGGTGTGGTTATATGGAGACAATTTACTCGTTCTCAGAAACTCCCCCTGCCTCCAGGTCCTCCTCGGCACATTCTACTAGGGAATCTTAGGGATTTTCCCAAAGATCGTGAATGGCTAGGCTACATGAAGATTGGCCAAGACTACAAAA GCGACATTATTTCTTTCTCGGCGCTGGGGAGAACCATCATTGTACTTAACTCTCATCGTACTGTGACGGACCTACTCGATAAACGCGCCAAGTATGCAGATCGCCCCCAAATACCGATGATCAACCT CATGGGGTTGGGTGATATTGTCACTTTCTCTCAATACGGACCTCGATGGCGAGCACTCCGCAAATCAATCCATGCCGATATGCAGGAGTCCGTTATTCCAGAATACTGGCCTTCCCAAGAAGCCGAAGCCCAACGTCTGGTGGCAAGATTATTCAGCCATAAGGATAGGACATTGCTTCGAGACGTGCAACA CTGGGCAGCTGCGTTCCTGCTTTCAACCACATTTGGTTATTATCTCCCCACTGACTCTTCCAGCGATCCACTCCTGCCATATATGGAAGAACTATTGGACATGGTTACCTCCGGGACACAATCGTCTCGGTTTTTGGTTAATCTTCTTCCGGTACTCAGATACTGGCCTGAGTGGATGCCCGGAGGATCTTTTCAAGCGTTGGCTCGTAGGGGGCGTGAACTCCGAAAATTGGCTGGAGATAACCCCTTTGATAGAGTCAAGACCGAGATG GCGAACGGCGTAGCTAAACCATCATATGTCTCTCGCATGCTATCCGAGATCGAACACGCCAAGGAAACGGGAAATAGTGCTGATGCACAATATCATGAAGAGCTGATTCGCGCCAATGCTGTGACGATATTCGGTG CGGGATTCGATACC ACAGTTACAACGTTCCTCTCATTTCTTGTTGCGATGCAACTGTATCCTGAAATACAGTCACGCGCTCGAGAGGAGATCCTTGGCACTATCGATTCAACGAGTGGGCAACCCGATCCAGCGCAGGTTGTTAGTCTACCGTATCTTCAAAATGTTCTTCGAGAGGTGATGCGATGGCTCCCAGCTCTGCCGTTTG GTATTGCACATTCAGCGCAGGAAGATGACGAGTATCGAGGGTATCATATACCTGCTGGGAGCGTTAT AATACCCAATCTGTGGGCGTTATCTCGAGAAGAGTCTGTGTACGCGGATCCGGAGAGTTTCAATCCAGATAGATTCAACGACCCCAGTTTACGAAATGAAGTGCCATTTGGATTCGGAAGAAG GCGATGTCCTGGAATGCATTTGGCGAATTCAAACCTCCTTATCGCATTTGCATATATCCTTGTGAACTTCGAGATTACAAAGGCTACCAACGAAGATGGTAGCGTCGTCGAGCCCACTGTAACCATGAGGAAAGACTTGAATAG TCGACCTGATCTACTACGCTGTGGATTTATACCACGAAACCAGGTTGCTTTAGAGGAGCTTGTCAATAGATGGTGGGCATAA
- a CDS encoding mitochondrial chaperone BCS1, translating to MSSSNAVDLPSTAISQDEIPTAVRVTQSSSGGISGLINQLTEGNPYFSAGFGLMGVGVGLTVLRRSATLLTTLAQRRLLVSLEIPIRDHSHAWFLEWMAHQAKSRTAHGSGIRIHSHQLAVETNKTTHSNGASDVTFSLVPAPGTHWFRYRGAWIQVKRERQEKLLDLNSGSPWETVTLTTLARDRALFSSLLAEARDLALQGNEGRTVVYIARGIEWAQFGRPRRKRELGSVVLADGVADNIVQDIKSFMNRGKWYTERGIPYRRGYLLHGPPGSGKSSFIQALAGSLGYNICVLNISERGLTDDKLNYLLAHVPERSFVLLEDIDAAFNKRVQTNDDGYQSGVTFSGLLNALDGVASGEERIVFMTTNHLSRLDPALVRPGRVDLIQLLDDAQPDQAAQLFARFYGRGQSEQGEGKEEIADRLDVQALAQKVKDITTSEIGQGKRASMAALQGHFILHDAQSAVDTLTNCFKLPKT from the exons ATGTCTTCCTCCAACGCTGTAGACCTGCCTTCCACGGCTATATCGCAGGATGAGATCCCCACGGCAGTCAGAGTCACGCAGTCTAGCTCGGGAGGAATCTCTGGACTGATAAATCAATTGACCGAGGGAAA CCCATACTTTTCAGCTGGCTTTGGTTTGATG GGAGTTGGAGTTGGCCTCACAGTCCTTAGAAGAAGCGCCACACTTTTAACCACCCTCGCCCAACGACGGCTATTGGTTTCTTTGGAAATCCCTATCCGGGATCATTCACATGCATGGTTTCTCGAATGGATGGCCCATCAAGCTAAAAGCCGCACGGCTCACGGGTCTGGAATAAGAATACATAGCCACCAATTGGCGGTAGAGACGAACAAGACGACTCATTCGAACGGGGCCTCTGATGTAACGTTTAGTTTGGTACCGGCACCAGGCACACATTGGTTCAGATATAGAGGGGCATGGATCCag GTCAAGCGAGAGCGACAGGAAAAACTCCTCGACTTGAATTCAGGATCTCCTTGGGAGACCGTTACCCTCACTACCCTCGCACGCGACCGTGCTCTATTCTCTTCGCTCTTGGCCGAGGCTCGTGATTTAGCGCTGCAAGGGAACGAAGGACGGACGGTGGTCTACATCGCGAGAGGTATTGAATGGGCCCAATTCGGTCGTCCTCGCAGGAAAAGGGAGCTAGGGAGTGTAGTTCTGGCCGATGGAGTTGCCGATAATATTGTGCAGGACATCAAATCGTTCATGAACCGGGGAAAGTGGTATACTGAGCGAG GTATCCCTTACCGGCGAGGTTACCTCCTCCATGGTCCTCCAGGAAGTGGCAAATCGAGTTTCATCCAGGCGCTTGCCGGGAGCCTAGGTTATAACATTTGCGTCTTGAACATCTCAGAACGGGGTCTAACTGACGACAAGCTCAATTACCTCCTCGCCCATGTCCCTGAACGGAGCTTCGTATTATTAGAAGATATCGATGCCGCATTCAATAAACGAGTGCAAACAAATGACGATGG CTATCAATCAGGCGTAACGTTTTCCGGACTACTAAATGCTCTCGATGGAGTTGCTTCTGGAGAAGAGCGAATAGTGTTCATGACAACCAACCACTTGTCGCGCCTCGACCCTGCTCTTGTTCGACCCGGCAGGGTTGATCTCATACAGCTCCTCGACGATGCTCAACCAGACCAAGCAGCACAACTTTTTGCTCGCTTTTATGGAAGAGGGCAATCAGAGCAGGGTGAAGGAAAGGAAGAAATCGCAGATCGGTTAGACGTACAAGCTCTCGCGCAAAAGGTGAAGGACATTACAACTTCCGAGATCGGTCAAGGGAAGAGGGCGAGTATGGCAGCGTTACAAGGGCACTTTATCCTGCATGACGCGCAAAGCGCAGTGGACACGCTCACGAATTGTTTCAAATTACCTAAAACTTAG